The Oryza brachyantha chromosome 7, ObraRS2, whole genome shotgun sequence genomic interval CTTTATCTAATATTTTGTGAAGGATAGAAGCATTACACCAAATCTAAGCAACAAATTCCATAGCATCAAGCACACAAGATGAGACAAGCAAAAATCCTGCACCTGCATAACAGAAACCAGAGATATAGCCGACCCTGTGAGAGATGGAGGGGAGGCCAACTTAGTCTTTGGGTTTGCTGAGTATGCTGACGGAGAGGCAGATAAAACTTTCAGGACCTATAGATATTTAAAGAAGGATAAATGCAAGATTATAGTTAAAACTTCCAATCCATAGTAATAAGGTAGAAGCATGCACTTTTTTGGCAACAAAATAGAAGCTAAATGACTTACCAAGCTGTTAGAAGGATTAACCATGTGTCCAATACCCCGAAATAACACAGGCGCCTGGTAAACATGGAGAGTTATTAAAAGAAAGCACAACAAGTACACATTGTaaacaaagataaaaaaaggaaatgcagAAATAAAGAATCCAGCAATTTATACATCTCGTCATCACCAACGCCTCATGCTAAGAAATGTTATTACAAGGATGCGCTAGCTTTAGATAAACTAagctataaataaatgtttctcAAGTCTAAACTAATAGACTTCAGTCAAGGaaatgcattaaatatagGTGCCACAGAACAGCAACGTAAAATGTGGTCGAAAGCTTTTTGAATTTAAGAGCGAGTACAATAAGTGATGTAAGCAGGCTCTAAAAATTATCACGTCATCTTTATGCTTAcatagaggagagaggaagaagagagaagaaaagcgGGTTACAAATTTACGGACAGCTACCACATAAGCTCTAAGACACTGAGTGTGTATGGGAGGTGGATCATACATATGTTTGCgtgtaactattgtataagttgGCTCTACGTTAACTCTTAATGACATGAAAAGATTTTAGAGCTAATAGTTAGCTCTTCTATTGACTTTGATTTAAGTGGCACACTAATAACTCATGGGCAAAATGGACAGCAATGAAGGGCCAAGATCTAATGCCCACCACAACTTCAAATACCGTAAGTATGTATACCATGAATAAATCCAAAACAAAGTAGTCCATGACTCTCATGCTCATGATTTGACTATATCAATGGTGATCAGGATTTAGTCTCAACTCAGCTCTATCTACAGTCTATTTTAAGAacgaaataaatataaaaaagaaagagcagGACACTTGAAGGACACAGGTCGTTCTTTAATTATTAGTACCAACCTCAATCTTTTTGGAGCCCAGTATTACATCTGACTGGATGAGGTCATCACCAGCAATCAAAGTATGATCACCTTCAGCATCCGTGGCAGCATAATTAATGTGATCAATGACCATTGCCTCCGGATCCTGGCACCACCAAAAACAAAGCACAAGAGGCATTGATAAATAAGGAAAACAAAGACAATAATAGATCAAATTAACAAGCTTTAGGCAATGTTCGCTAGTGGGGATTGGGAACCTGACCCCAGGCCCTGGCATGCAAAACGGAGCAGCAGATTAACACGAAACGGAGAAgcagattaattaagtattagctaaaaaacttgaaaatggattaatatgattttttaagaaactttcatatagaacaattttgcaaaaagaaaacaccatTTAACAGTTCAGGAAACatgcgcgtggaaaacaagAGTGTTTGGCTGGTAACAAGAGCTGGCGAATGCAGCCTTAGAACCACTGCCGCAGATATATCTTACCTCATCAAAATCAACCCCGCACTCTGTTGCAATGCCTCGGATGAGATCAGAGGCTGACGAATCTGCTGCCAGGATCAAATCATGACCGGCATCAATAAATTCCAGAACAGCATTTTGGTCCACTGATCCTCCAAAACCTGCCAATGAACAGATATTATTAACACTAAATTCAACAAGACTGGAGCTAAACCCAAACTAAAGCATCACCAGCAGAGAGCAAAGAATTTACGACTTAACCCACAGATCTGCCCGACAAAAGAAGCTAAAATCAATTACTGTATACAACAAAATTGAGACGAACTCCACTATTAAACCACAGAAACTCAAATTGCAACACAAGCTAGAGCTCTTGCAGTGTTTGATATTGTTCCGGTCCCATTTCTCCACTAGAGCTAGACGACTAATCgtaaactctactgaaacctTACCTCGTAAATCCTTCAAGTGACGGAGAATTCAACACTCAATGATGGAAATACCCATCGGGGATCACAGAATTCCACTACCAAACCACTCCAAGAGCACAGATCGGATCAGACCCTACGCCCAAAGGCCGGATATATCATGGTGCATCGAATCTAACGCCACAGATCGGATCAGGTCCCATCGACAAACTAAATCATCGAGCCGAAGCAACGAGGAAGATCTGAGAAGCAGGGGGACGGGACGGGACGAGAGGATGGGAGCGGGTGAGATTACGCGGGGTGGAGGGGGCGAAGAGGACGAGGCCGTCGTAGAGGTACTGGCCGTAGCGGTGGAGCGAGAGCTTGGGGTCGTCGGCGAGGCGGAAGTCGAGGTCGAGCCCGCGGCCCTGGAGCGAGGCGAAGAAGGCCGAGTGCGACGACCGCACGGCCAGGTCGTCGACGAGCACCAGCACGCGCCTCCCCCGCGGGCCCCCTTCGTCCGCCGAGGCGAGGAGTGCGGCGGGAAACAacacgaggacgacgaggacggcggcgaggtggcgcggcgccgccatTGCTGCGGTGGCGAGATGCGGCAGATCTCgcggtgggaggaggagggggggttTTGTTTTGTGTGGTGGGGTTtgggaggaagacgacgacttGAGGATGCTTggaggggggagagggagagatctGGACCGTCCGATCGTGCCATCCGAGGGCTCCAGGCATGCCTGCGGGGAAGTGGCCGTGCTGACTTGGTTCTGACAATAGGGCCCCACAGGAGAAgtagtattgtttttttatttagttggGTTAATTggatttatattattataaatttgtttgttttgaagATGATATAAATGTGTGTTTGTTTTGAAGAGAGAAAATACTAGCTTTGTTTCACGatgtaagagcatctccagaagaataactaaattttgactctccaaatcaaaatttagttatttattttagctCTGGCAACTCGAATTCATAGAGCATCGCCAAGAGACTATCCATCCCCACTCTCCAAATCCTGGCAAGGGGAGGATGACAAGAGGGTCCCACCCACGTGTGACTCACAGATAGCAATTGTGCTAGTGGAGGAATGAGTTGCTACATTTGATCTTTGGTCATTGAGGACTCAAGTTTAACCATTCAAATAGCATGGCATGTCAAATAGTCACTCTTTTGAAGGGcatttttgtgcaaaattaccaaatttaaatatggtaAGTGAGATAGTCATtctcttagagatgctctaagatTTTGTAGCATTGTcgagatttatatggatgctaatgaatctaaacatatgtacaaataatataaaatgatcaGCAGATGAATCTAGGTATAATAAAAagccttataatatgaaacatggAAATCATCATTATAAATTCACCTAATCGAAAAGATATCATTACAATTATCCTTATATCTGATCTATGTCTTTTTTATGCTCTTAAGAGCATTAGACTCATGTGTAGGCCACTAATTTTGTATCGCACAAAATACTCTTGTCTCCACCTTGGTGGTATGTGCCATCTTCGACCTCCGATACCATCGTCTAGAGGCATCGCATCCACGAGCTCCATAGTTGTCACTGCACTTTCTTGCCATTGTTGTCAAGGGCACTCGTACCATTATATGGTTAAACCCCTCCCCTAGCTCCGACACCACGGGTCCAAGATTCAACACCCCATACCCAAGCTCACACCATCACACACGGCTTCCCTCCTCCTTCGTGGTGCCCTGGACAACGCAACACGAGAGGATAGGTCCGGTGGCCATCTTCGTCCTTGCCTTGGAAAGCTCGTCAACCACATCAAGCTAGATTCTCTATATATAACAGAGCACGCGTCTAGATCTTGGGAGGTGGAGTGGGATAGGTGAGAGAAAAGGATGTGGCGCACGAGGAATTGGAGCAAGGTGGCCGCCACTCGCAAGGGAGACGGTGGCATGCCTATTGGCGAAGCAAGTGTGATGGAGGAGAGGTGGCTTGTGACGAGGACAAACTCCATGGCAACAGCAATGGTGGGTGGTGGGTGGTGGGTGAGACAAGTAGCACATAGGATCTGACACGATGGTCATGGTCACCACTCCTATCCACGCCAGCCTCCTTTGAGGGAACCACATACGCTAGTAATTGTTGCTACTCCCTATCGTCATCCTTCAAGCTCACGATGATCCTTTCCGTGGGTGTTTTTGTCATCAAGGCCATCACGCTCTTCCTCATCGCCACCCCGGTAGGGATGGGTAGCTAGAGGTGGAAGAATAGGGCCCATGTGTCAATGAGCAGAGAGAAGAGACGTAACATTAGAATTTCGGGCAATACAAGAATACGCTGGCATGCATGTGGGTCCAACTACATTCGAGGCATAGAAAATGGGTGAATTGTAATAACATCGGTTCAATTAGGAGAAttataatagtattttttttgaacaaacaaatttataattgtatGGATCCTATTAACCCTTTTTAGATAGGGTCAATCGCAAATTTAACACTTCAATAAAATCCTATTACGAAACTaccactaaaaatataaaaaaactaatgaaaAGTGTCATTCGAATGTATACATGGCCATAAGGCCTGACCACCTGACATGACCGGTGTCGAGTCCGTGCCAACCCAGCACGGCACAATCCAATGAGTAGGAAGGAAAAATGTTAAGGGActtaaaatagacttattcagCCATATAAGGCATGACCAAAGAAAAGAGGGTGGAAAATAGACTTCTTCCAACCATATAAAACATGACACAAAGAGATAAGGGAGAAAAATAGACTGATTTTATGGAGAAACATGATGGGCTGTTGCACCTTTGGGCCGTCCCGACATGCCCCCAAATCTTATTGGGCTGTGCCTAGGCCGTTGGTGCAGCCCGTGGGCAGGCACAACCCGACTCTACGTGTAGGTCGTGATGTGCTGACCCAATTGATCTTGGCCTGAGCCCAATTGTGCCGTGCCAAGCTAGGCGACTCATCTGGCCTTCTATATTTGAGTTACaacattaaaaaacaaaaaatagtaaatttgtaaatgcttctttatattatatatttatatttatgaagtattatatatatgtaaatatatatatatttatatatacgttgGTGTTTCCCTTGCTCGAGAGTTGATTGAGTTAGGCTTCGTTCGGTGGCTATGCTATTAACTGGCACGAAAAATAcgataatagattagtacatgattaattaattattaattataaaaatagaaaaatagattaatttgaattttcaaagtaacttttctatagaaaattttcgcaaaaaaacATACAGTTTAGCACTCCGGGACGTGTGCACGAAAAAAACGAGATTATCTGAGGATGGGGATAAGAAGAGGGAAACGACGGGGcatagtatttttatatatagcaaagaatttatttttgtgattatGCACAAGACGCGCGCATACCATACGAGTGTGGTCTATAGCGCTGGCTCAATGGTACCGGGACCAACAACATTAAGAGCCAGTTTGGATTGATGGATTTTTAGAAGTCCCTAGACATTTTCTAGAAGTCTTTTGTCAGaaactacaaaataaaatttgtgagggactaaaaaaaagtctcaaaAAAGTCCCTCCTGTTTAGGACAAGAGGGACTTTTCCTAAAAGTCtcggggtttttttttttatccaaacaaGATCTAAATCCTGGTATTACTATATTTCATTGACAATACATGTACTTTCTTGtgcataatattttgttggtaTGAGGATTCGAATTCTGGTTGATGGAACCATAGTTGGTGCTTTACATATTAGCAAAATGGTTTAGAAGAAATAACTCGATCATGCCATAGAATTTGGACACAAAAATTGATAACACAAAAGGATAAAATTGTGATTATGACCACTCGCGGGTAGCAAAAAAAGGTTGCATGAGGAATAGCATAGAGCTCCATGAACATAGAGGTTTTACTTGATCTCTTAAATTTaattctataaaattactcGCTTTCGAAAAGAAGCCTCACATCctaatcttttcccttctccaaaatttaaattttcaatcttaaagtagattttaaagGAAGGTTTTCaacgtagtttattttcaaccttagcttttatatcgctaggAACagtatatacaatttttattcacaattttttttatttgtaaatataccatttgataTTTTGCCTGAAtaagctaaacaatcacccttgcCCGTGTATCTTTATATGGCCAATTggtcaaaaattcaatgttaaATAGGTCAACTAGCTCACGGAGCAATCAAGAATAACATAGCACCAAAAGTTCTCCAGCAACTGCTAAAGTGGTATTCTGATTCTGTTGACAGTGGATTCTTTTTCAGTTAATCTGTTACAGATTAGGAATTTGGTATTA includes:
- the LOC102713923 gene encoding dolichyl-diphosphooligosaccharide--protein glycosyltransferase 48 kDa subunit — its product is MAAPRHLAAVLVVLVLFPAALLASADEGGPRGRRVLVLVDDLAVRSSHSAFFASLQGRGLDLDFRLADDPKLSLHRYGQYLYDGLVLFAPSTPRFGGSVDQNAVLEFIDAGHDLILAADSSASDLIRGIATECGVDFDEDPEAMVIDHINYAATDAEGDHTLIAGDDLIQSDVILGSKKIEAPVLFRGIGHMVNPSNSLVLKVLSASPSAYSANPKTKLASPPSLTGSAISLVSVMQARNNARVLVSGSIDLFSNRFLKSGVQKAGSKIRHEKSGNEQFVTETSKWVFHERGHLKAVNVKHNKVGETNEPGMYRINDDLEYSVEIYEWSGTSWKPYVADDVQVQFYMMSPYVLKTLSTDKKGVYSASFKVPDVYGVFQFKVEYQRLGYTGLSLSKQIPVRPYRHNEYERFITSAYPYYAASFSTMGAFFIFSFVYLYHK